One genomic region from Curtobacterium sp. 9128 encodes:
- a CDS encoding helix-turn-helix transcriptional regulator has protein sequence MVRLPLTPADVERGQRLGALLRRARGDRSMLQTALDAGVSPETLRKIETGRVATPAFPTIAAIADVLGLSLDEVWAEITAAERRLAS, from the coding sequence ATGGTCCGGCTCCCACTCACCCCCGCAGACGTCGAACGCGGTCAGCGCCTGGGTGCGCTGCTCCGCCGGGCGCGCGGCGATCGGTCGATGCTCCAGACGGCGCTCGACGCCGGGGTGTCCCCGGAGACGTTGCGGAAGATCGAGACCGGGCGGGTGGCGACACCGGCGTTCCCGACGATTGCCGCCATCGCGGACGTCCTCGGGCTGTCGCTCGACGAGGTCTGGGCGGAGATCACCGCCGCCGAGCGCCGGCTCGCGTCCTGA